In Luteitalea sp. TBR-22, one genomic interval encodes:
- a CDS encoding response regulator, with amino-acid sequence MTAPWLVRPRVLLVDDDRLVRTAYHRQLKAQLDVSVAATASEALALVEAGPPFTAVFTDYHMPGMNGLDLLVRIKALAPRTVRILFTGKADLLELVAAVNEAEIFRVLLKPCATPALWACIEAAIARYNATSTTATPADASLATALQALVTRTNPPLEHWLRRLQRAVRHMCDTLSIPGADRYELAAALAGLGAIGFDKATIDRFVAGHPADAAERQQFEDVTHTTAMLLATLPGLQDVGAMITGATDAGPVATPLDAMRPEQLGAQLLRAAMLLDTAVARGEDRDQAIDALRARQLAPARLLDALLTYRLTGAGSHVVSVNVADLEAGMVLEEPVRAHGGLTLAPAGQVISPALLEILCGYVRTIGIAEPLLVRVPGTHDV; translated from the coding sequence GTGACCGCCCCGTGGCTGGTCCGCCCGCGCGTGCTGCTGGTCGACGACGACCGGCTGGTCCGCACGGCCTACCATCGACAGTTGAAGGCGCAGCTCGACGTGTCGGTGGCCGCCACGGCCAGCGAGGCACTCGCGCTGGTGGAAGCCGGCCCGCCATTCACCGCGGTCTTCACCGACTACCACATGCCGGGCATGAACGGCCTCGACCTGCTGGTCCGCATCAAGGCCCTCGCCCCCCGCACGGTCCGCATCCTCTTCACCGGCAAGGCCGACCTGCTGGAACTGGTCGCGGCGGTCAACGAGGCCGAGATCTTCCGGGTGCTGCTCAAGCCCTGCGCGACGCCGGCGCTGTGGGCGTGCATCGAGGCCGCCATCGCCAGGTACAACGCCACGTCGACGACCGCCACGCCCGCGGACGCCTCGCTGGCGACCGCCCTGCAGGCGCTCGTGACGAGGACCAATCCGCCGCTCGAGCACTGGCTGCGCCGGCTGCAACGGGCGGTGCGTCACATGTGCGACACGCTGTCGATCCCCGGCGCCGATCGCTACGAGCTGGCGGCGGCCCTGGCCGGCCTGGGCGCGATCGGCTTCGACAAGGCGACCATCGATCGCTTCGTCGCCGGTCACCCGGCCGATGCGGCCGAGCGCCAGCAGTTCGAGGACGTGACACACACGACCGCGATGCTGCTGGCGACGCTGCCGGGACTGCAGGACGTGGGGGCGATGATCACCGGGGCGACCGACGCCGGGCCGGTGGCCACGCCCCTCGACGCGATGCGCCCGGAACAGCTCGGGGCGCAACTGCTGCGCGCCGCGATGCTGCTCGACACGGCGGTGGCGCGTGGCGAGGACCGCGACCAGGCGATCGACGCCCTGCGGGCCCGCCAGCTCGCGCCGGCGCGACTGCTCGACGCGCTGCTGACCTACCGGCTGACCGGCGCGGGGTCGCACGTCGTGAGCGTGAACGTCGCCGACCTCGAGGCAGGGATGGTGCTCGAGGAGCCGGTGCGCGCCCACGGCGGCCTCACCCTGGCGCCCGCCGGCCAGGTGATCTCGCCGGCCCTGCTCGAGATCCTGTGCGGGTACGTGCGCACCATCGGCATCGCCGAGCCGCTGCTCGTGCGGGTGCCGGGCACGCATGACGTTTGA